The proteins below are encoded in one region of Apostichopus japonicus isolate 1M-3 chromosome 22, ASM3797524v1, whole genome shotgun sequence:
- the LOC139963749 gene encoding abasic site processing protein HMCES-like: MKLCSDLQFACWRTSCMHKLVTECCPTREVLHCSQKNRLVATAAEKHLIFIFLVRLHTGRRQQSFVVNVILFFVCLLSIIYWIEKVGVTSNSHTIMCGRTACTLDPNQLRQACTYTNRQGQSRQPRWRRHGNDGGGGGHQSTTKQTGNHDNKRKRKYFPSYNTAPQALTPVLVSSQHLKDEDEESNEEQSLMLMKWGLVPSWHKGDPSAIAYKMNNCRSEGMMEKASFKRPFEKGQRCVVLADGYYEWHTDSNKKKQPYFIYFSQQEPVKDLNLPESYEFDYEGANGEIDEKWTGHRLLTMAGIFDKWTPPDGSDPLYSYSVITIEADPSVSWIHHRMPVMLDGEEAVRDWLDFGNVSASKALTMMKPLDCLLCHPVTPQMGNIRYKDPDCIKEISLQEKKKPNTFMTSWLKTSSKSEVDVAGQPLVDVKVKSEKKTGLTAWLQKANKPETVKRAVESASPEKKIPAKVCKLEKEVKTERSQNS; the protein is encoded by the exons ATGAAGTTATGCAGTGATCTGCAGTTTGCATGCTGGAGGACTAGCTGCATGCACAAACTTGTTACTGAATGCTGCCCTACCAGAGAGGTCCTACATTGTAGTCAAAAGAACAGACTGGTGGCAACGGCAGCTGAGaaacatttaattttcatatttttggtcAGATTGCACACTGGCCGAAGACAACAAAGTTTTGTTGTTAATGTGATACTATTCTTTGTGTGTCTACTGAGCATTATTTACTGGATTGAAAAAGTTGGGGTAACCAGTAACAGTCACACCATTATGTGCGGTAGGACAGCCTG TACCCTTGATCCCAACCAGCTGAGACAAGCTTGTACGTACACAAACAGACAGGGGCAGAGCAGACAGCCAAGATGGAGAAGACATGGCAAtgatggaggaggaggaggacatCAATCAACCACAAAACAAACTGgtaaccatgacaacaaaaggaaaagaaagtatttccCATCATACAATACTGCTCCTCAGGCTTTGAC ACCAGTGCTTGTGTCATCTCAGCATCTCAAGGATGAAGATGAAGAATCAAATGAAGAACAATCACTGATGCTAATGAAGTGGGGCTTGGTGCCGTCCTGGCATAAAGGAGACCCAAGTGCCATTGCTTACAAGATGAATAATTGCCGCAGTGAGGGGATGATGGAAAAAGCTTCGTTTAAAAGGCCTTTTGAAAAAGGACAGAGATGTGTTGTACTTGCTGATGG CTACTACGAATGGCACACAGATTCCAATAAGAAGAAGCAGCCATACTTCATATATTTCTCTCAACAAGAACCTGTAAAAGACCTCAATCTCCCAGAGTCCTACGAGTTTGATTATGAGGGTGCCAACGGAGAAATTGATGAGAAATGGACTGGACATCGCCTTCTTACTATGGCTGGAATCTTTGATAAGTGGACCCCTCCAGAT GGGAGTGACCCCCTCTACTCCTACAGCGTCATAACGATCGAAGCAGATCCGAGCGTATCGTGGATTCATCATCGAATGCCAGTTATGCTGGATGGTGAAGAGGCAGTTCGCGACTGGTTAGACTTTGGAAATGTCTCTGCATCAAAG GCTTTGACAATGATGAAGCCCTTGGACTGCCTTTTGTGTCACCCTGTGACACCTCAGATGGGAAACATCCGTTACAAAGATCCAGATTGCATCAAGGAGATTTCTCTTCA agaaaagaaaaaaccaaaCACCTTCATGACTTCATGGTTGAAGACAAGTTCCAAATCTGAAGTTGACGTCGCCGGTCAGCCACTCGTAGATGTTAAGGTCAAGTCTGAGAAGAAAACAGGTCTGACTGCTTGGCTCCAAAAGGCAAATAAACCAGAAACAGTAAAGCGGGCAGTGGAATCGGCTTCACCAGAAAAGAAGATCCCAGCCAAAGTGTGTAAATTGGAGAAAGAGGTGAAAACAGAGAGGTCACAGAACAGTTAG